The following are encoded together in the Acidobacteriota bacterium genome:
- a CDS encoding MBL fold metallo-hydrolase translates to MGIKIGDVSITPIIEIDYPVPASFLLPDATPENLAPDLDWLEPHFVTPGGERLKMIIQAFLVESRGLKIVVDTCVGNDKKRALRAWNELDGPFLQEIRDAGFPREKVDLVVCTHLHIDHVGWNTMKVDGEWVPTFPNARYVMVRPEFEYWRDEGEANWGDVFGDSVAPVFEAGLVDLVDCDHQINPELQFFPTPGHTPGHCSIAVSSGNEEGVIAGDVMHHPSQCTHPEWCSIADIDRDVAIATRRSFCERFSDTGIPIVGAHWPLSNPVRITAHGDVWRTAV, encoded by the coding sequence ATGGGCATCAAGATCGGCGACGTCTCGATCACCCCGATCATCGAGATCGACTACCCGGTACCGGCTTCTTTCCTGCTGCCGGACGCCACGCCGGAGAATCTCGCGCCGGACCTGGACTGGCTCGAGCCGCACTTCGTGACGCCCGGAGGCGAGCGGCTCAAGATGATCATCCAGGCCTTCCTGGTCGAGTCGCGGGGGCTCAAGATCGTCGTCGACACCTGCGTCGGCAACGACAAGAAGCGCGCCCTGCGGGCCTGGAACGAGCTCGACGGGCCGTTCCTCCAGGAGATCCGCGACGCCGGCTTCCCTCGCGAGAAGGTCGACCTGGTGGTCTGCACCCATCTCCACATCGACCACGTGGGCTGGAACACGATGAAGGTCGACGGCGAGTGGGTGCCCACCTTCCCCAACGCCCGCTACGTCATGGTGCGGCCCGAGTTCGAGTACTGGCGAGACGAGGGGGAAGCGAACTGGGGCGACGTCTTCGGCGACTCGGTAGCGCCGGTGTTCGAGGCCGGTCTGGTCGACCTCGTCGACTGCGACCACCAAATCAACCCCGAGCTCCAGTTCTTCCCCACGCCCGGCCACACGCCGGGCCACTGCAGCATCGCCGTGTCGTCGGGCAACGAGGAGGGCGTGATCGCGGGCGACGTGATGCACCACCCCTCGCAGTGCACGCACCCGGAGTGGTGCTCGATCGCCGATATCGACCGCGACGTCGCAATCGCCACGCGCCGGAGCTTCTGCGAGCGCTTCAGCGACACGGGAATCCCGATCGTCGGCGCCCACTGGCCGTTGTCCAACCCGGTGAGAATCACCGCCCACGGCGACGTCTGGAGGACGGCGGTTTGA
- a CDS encoding pitrilysin family protein — protein MRVLVLVALCLGPASSAGAQGSAEIVAHPSELTYGPLDFELPDADGLRHELAGGVPAYLVPDRSLPLVDIAVRFRIGSWLEPVEQTGLASLTGELMRTGGAGELEAKAFDEAVEAVAANFSAFIGSTSAGMSMNCLSTVLDECLDLFFSMLTEPRFDGDRLDLAKENELESLKQRNDDPVDVAGREGQWLLYGPDHVESQFVTAASLNAVGRDDLVAFHRRYVHPGHMVVAAAGDFDSDELAAKLSALLARFEEEGRDQAPWPPRSAAYEPPPGVYVAQQDIPQGRVQIGHRTFQREDWGNPDHFALAMMDGVLGNGGFTTRLMKRIRSDEGLAYGAYSSFGVGSFWPGNLSITFQSKSETVAFAAKIALEEVARIRTEPVPADELQTVKASAIETFPGNFESALAVAQIFAQDEFLGRPHDYWRTYRANVEAVTPADVMRVAERHLLADRLVMLIVGDWEEIEPGDADGRATMAEVAGKIGGGVTMLPARDPVSLRVVEQ, from the coding sequence GTGAGAGTTCTGGTTCTCGTCGCTCTCTGTCTCGGCCCGGCGTCGTCGGCTGGCGCCCAGGGCAGTGCCGAGATCGTCGCGCATCCCAGTGAACTGACCTACGGCCCCCTGGACTTCGAGCTGCCGGACGCGGACGGTCTTCGCCACGAGCTGGCAGGCGGTGTTCCCGCCTACCTCGTTCCGGACCGTTCGCTGCCGCTGGTCGACATCGCGGTGCGGTTCCGCATCGGCTCCTGGCTGGAGCCGGTCGAGCAGACCGGGCTGGCCTCCCTGACCGGCGAACTGATGCGGACCGGAGGCGCCGGCGAGCTGGAGGCGAAGGCCTTCGACGAGGCGGTGGAGGCGGTTGCCGCGAACTTTTCGGCGTTCATCGGGAGCACCAGCGCCGGGATGTCGATGAACTGCCTGTCGACGGTGCTCGACGAGTGCCTCGATCTCTTCTTCTCCATGCTCACCGAGCCCCGCTTCGACGGCGACCGGCTGGACCTGGCGAAGGAGAACGAGTTGGAGAGCCTCAAGCAGCGCAACGACGATCCGGTCGATGTCGCGGGCCGCGAAGGCCAGTGGCTGCTCTACGGGCCCGACCACGTGGAATCGCAGTTCGTCACCGCGGCCTCGCTGAACGCGGTCGGCCGCGACGACCTGGTCGCGTTTCACCGGCGTTACGTCCATCCCGGTCACATGGTCGTGGCGGCTGCCGGCGACTTCGACAGCGACGAGCTCGCGGCCAAGCTCTCGGCGCTGCTCGCCCGCTTCGAGGAAGAGGGCCGCGACCAGGCCCCGTGGCCTCCGCGGTCGGCGGCCTATGAGCCCCCGCCCGGCGTCTACGTGGCGCAGCAGGACATTCCGCAGGGCCGCGTGCAGATCGGCCACCGTACGTTCCAGCGCGAGGACTGGGGCAATCCCGATCACTTCGCGCTGGCGATGATGGACGGTGTCCTCGGCAACGGCGGCTTCACTACGCGCTTGATGAAGAGAATCCGCTCGGACGAGGGCCTCGCCTACGGCGCCTACTCCAGCTTCGGCGTCGGCAGTTTCTGGCCCGGCAATCTCAGCATCACCTTCCAGTCGAAGAGCGAGACGGTGGCCTTCGCGGCGAAGATCGCGCTTGAGGAGGTCGCCCGCATCCGGACGGAACCGGTGCCGGCGGACGAGCTCCAGACCGTCAAGGCGTCCGCGATCGAGACCTTCCCGGGCAACTTCGAATCGGCCCTGGCCGTGGCGCAGATCTTCGCCCAGGACGAGTTTCTGGGCCGGCCGCATGACTACTGGCGCACCTACCGGGCGAACGTGGAGGCGGTGACGCCGGCGGACGTCATGCGCGTGGCCGAACGCCATCTGCTAGCCGACAGGCTGGTCATGTTGATCGTTGGCGACTGGGAGGAGATCGAACCGGGCGACGCCGACGGCCGCGCCACGATGGCCGAAGTAGCGGGGAAGATCGGCGGCGGCGTCACGATGCTGCCGGCGCGCGATCCGGTGAGCCTGCGAGTGGTGGAGCAGTGA
- a CDS encoding DUF6152 family protein, whose product MSKRAMIITGIGVVVAAIAVAVPLAAHHAFGAEFDPNRPLLLKGPVVKVEWVNPHTWIHMEHTEEDGTQHVWMVEGGTPNTLLRRGLSRDDLQPGTVIIVDGYQSKDRSRRANGRDVTFEDGSKIFMGSSGTGAPRDGRDPTEPPR is encoded by the coding sequence ATGAGTAAGCGAGCCATGATCATCACGGGGATCGGCGTCGTCGTCGCGGCCATCGCGGTGGCGGTGCCCCTGGCGGCGCACCACGCGTTCGGCGCCGAGTTCGATCCCAACCGTCCCCTGCTGCTGAAGGGCCCGGTCGTCAAGGTCGAGTGGGTCAATCCGCACACTTGGATCCACATGGAGCACACCGAGGAAGACGGCACGCAGCACGTCTGGATGGTCGAGGGCGGCACGCCCAACACCCTGCTGCGGCGCGGCCTCTCCCGGGACGACCTCCAGCCCGGCACCGTCATCATCGTCGACGGCTACCAGAGCAAGGACCGCTCGCGGCGCGCGAACGGCCGTGACGTGACCTTCGAAGACGGCAGCAAGATCTTCATGGGTTCCTCGGGTACCGGCGCGCCGCGCGACGGCCGCGACCCGACCGAGCCGCCCCGGTAA
- a CDS encoding alanine/glycine:cation symporter family protein: protein MQALDSFLETVVGYAWGMPLVVLLIGSGAFFCLYVRLRPLFHMGHATAVTLGKYDSPDDPGQISHFQALSTALAATIGVGNIGGVAIAVTQGGAGAVFWMWVAAVVGMGTKFFSCTLSQIYRGRDERGALLGGTMYTIELGLGKKFKPLAIMFCTFGLFGCLPMFQSNQVAELLNAQFGLDPILTGVGCVALVALVAFGGVERIGAVTGRFVPVMCVLYLGMALCVLFVRSDIAVEVFGRIFREAFTGTAAAGGAMGIGFQQAMMIGVRRAAFSNEAGLGTAPLAHGAAKTNEPVREGLVAMLGPFIDTIVVCSLTAFVILSSGLETVGEISGVSLTADSVESALGAPGRALLVLIVMMFAISTMVSYSYYGKRCFAYLFGAKRDGLYTWFYLLGIFVGAWWSASMVINLIDTALALMAVPNLIATLLLAPKVKAAAVDYFDRLRAERRGSP, encoded by the coding sequence TTGCAGGCTCTAGACAGCTTCCTGGAAACCGTCGTCGGCTACGCCTGGGGCATGCCCCTGGTCGTCCTGCTGATCGGCTCGGGCGCGTTCTTCTGCCTCTACGTGCGGCTTCGGCCGCTGTTCCACATGGGCCACGCGACCGCGGTGACCCTGGGCAAGTACGACTCGCCGGACGATCCGGGTCAGATCAGCCACTTCCAGGCCCTGTCGACGGCGCTGGCGGCCACGATCGGCGTCGGCAACATCGGCGGCGTGGCGATCGCGGTGACCCAGGGCGGCGCCGGGGCGGTGTTCTGGATGTGGGTCGCGGCCGTCGTCGGCATGGGCACGAAGTTCTTTTCCTGCACACTGTCCCAGATCTACCGCGGCCGGGACGAACGGGGCGCGCTTCTCGGCGGGACGATGTACACGATCGAGCTCGGCCTCGGGAAGAAGTTCAAGCCGCTGGCGATCATGTTCTGCACCTTCGGCCTGTTCGGCTGCCTGCCGATGTTCCAGAGCAACCAGGTGGCGGAACTGCTGAACGCCCAGTTCGGACTTGATCCGATCCTGACCGGCGTGGGCTGCGTGGCCCTGGTGGCGCTGGTCGCCTTCGGTGGCGTCGAGCGGATCGGGGCGGTGACGGGACGGTTCGTGCCGGTCATGTGCGTCCTGTACCTGGGCATGGCGCTCTGCGTGCTGTTCGTGCGCTCGGACATCGCGGTGGAGGTGTTCGGCCGCATCTTCCGCGAGGCCTTTACCGGCACGGCGGCGGCCGGCGGCGCGATGGGGATCGGTTTCCAGCAGGCGATGATGATCGGCGTCCGCCGGGCCGCGTTCTCGAACGAGGCCGGCCTCGGTACGGCGCCGCTCGCCCACGGCGCGGCGAAGACGAACGAACCCGTCCGAGAGGGTCTCGTGGCGATGCTGGGCCCCTTCATCGACACGATCGTCGTCTGCTCTCTCACCGCCTTCGTCATCCTCTCCAGCGGCCTGGAGACCGTCGGGGAGATCAGCGGCGTCTCACTAACGGCGGACTCCGTCGAGAGCGCCCTCGGCGCGCCCGGCCGTGCCCTGCTGGTGCTGATCGTGATGATGTTCGCCATCTCGACGATGGTGAGCTACTCGTACTACGGCAAGCGCTGCTTCGCCTACCTGTTCGGCGCGAAGCGCGACGGGCTCTACACCTGGTTCTACCTCCTGGGCATCTTCGTCGGCGCCTGGTGGAGCGCCAGCATGGTGATCAACCTGATCGACACCGCCCTGGCCCTGATGGCGGTGCCGAACCTGATCGCGACGCTGCTCCTGGCGCCGAAGGTGAAGGCGGCTGCGGTGGACTACTTCGACCGGCTGCGGGCGGAGCGAAGGGGCTCCCCGTAG
- a CDS encoding co-chaperone GroES has translation MSVRPLHDRVLVKRLEEEEQIRGGIIIPDAAKEKPQEAEVVAVGPGKLQENGERSALDVSVGDRVLIGKYSGSDIKIDDEDMVILREDEILAVVG, from the coding sequence GTGAGTGTACGTCCGCTTCATGACCGGGTACTCGTCAAGAGGCTCGAGGAGGAGGAGCAGATCCGGGGAGGCATCATCATCCCGGACGCTGCGAAGGAGAAGCCGCAGGAGGCCGAAGTCGTCGCCGTCGGCCCCGGCAAGCTGCAGGAGAACGGCGAGCGGTCCGCGCTCGACGTCAGTGTCGGCGACCGCGTGCTGATCGGCAAGTACTCCGGCAGCGACATCAAGATCGACGACGAAGACATGGTCATCCTGCGCGAGGACGAGATCCTCGCGGTCGTGGGATAG
- a CDS encoding PQQ-binding-like beta-propeller repeat protein: MSREPVVRLASVAAALLAAFGPALHAQSGEDFVPVTDAMLEDPSPGDWLHWRRTQDGWAYSPLDQIDRENVGELTLAWSRGLEEGSQQGTPIVYDGVMYYPNPSSVTQAIDAATGDFLWEYRRRIPRDIATYVGGLETVNRSIAIYGGLIIDTANDGYVYALDALTGELAWETEIVDYETEPARHSTGPIIAAGRVISGRSCRPHRGPEACFIAAHDAVTGEELWRRPLIPGPGEPGNETWGDLPYENRHHVGSWMAPSYDPELELLIVGTSVTSPAPKFLLGGHEKRHLYHNSTLALEVATGEVRWYYQHLNDHWDLDHPFERLLVDTAVAPDAEVVPWRNPRIEAGETRRVVTGVPGKTGLVYTLDRETGEFLWARSTVPQNVIERIDGETGAVVENPEVVFTELEQERLICPSLLGGKDWEAGAYSPLTNAMYYPLRNLCSQMTTRVGRGAMHYALVNDTQFAPGKETLGTVYAISAETGETLWLHERLPVTMSLATTGGGLVFGGDVGGRFWALDQETGEVLWEINLGSSVTGFPVSYEVDGRQYVAVGTGAEGGTTSTFRRLTAELNPSSNNTLFVFALP; encoded by the coding sequence ATGAGTCGAGAGCCCGTCGTACGGCTCGCATCGGTTGCCGCGGCGCTTCTGGCCGCTTTCGGGCCGGCGCTTCACGCGCAGTCCGGCGAGGACTTCGTCCCCGTCACGGACGCGATGCTCGAGGATCCCTCCCCCGGCGACTGGTTGCACTGGCGCCGGACGCAGGACGGCTGGGCCTACAGCCCGCTCGACCAGATCGACCGGGAGAACGTCGGCGAACTGACCCTGGCCTGGTCGCGCGGACTGGAGGAGGGCAGTCAGCAAGGGACGCCGATCGTCTACGACGGCGTCATGTACTACCCGAATCCGAGCAGCGTCACCCAGGCGATCGACGCGGCCACCGGCGACTTCCTCTGGGAGTACAGGAGGCGGATCCCGAGGGACATCGCCACCTACGTCGGCGGGCTGGAAACGGTCAACCGGAGCATCGCGATCTACGGCGGCCTGATCATCGACACGGCCAACGACGGTTACGTCTATGCGCTGGACGCGCTGACCGGTGAACTGGCCTGGGAGACGGAGATTGTCGACTACGAGACGGAGCCGGCCAGGCACTCGACCGGGCCGATCATCGCCGCGGGCCGGGTGATCTCGGGCCGGAGCTGCCGGCCGCATCGGGGGCCCGAGGCGTGTTTCATCGCGGCCCACGATGCCGTGACCGGCGAGGAGCTCTGGCGTCGCCCGCTGATTCCGGGACCGGGAGAGCCGGGCAATGAGACCTGGGGGGACCTGCCGTACGAGAACCGGCACCACGTCGGGTCCTGGATGGCGCCGAGCTACGACCCCGAGCTCGAACTCCTGATCGTCGGCACGTCGGTCACGTCGCCGGCGCCGAAGTTCCTGCTCGGCGGCCACGAGAAGCGGCACCTCTACCACAACTCGACCCTGGCTCTCGAGGTCGCGACGGGCGAAGTGCGCTGGTACTACCAGCATCTGAACGACCACTGGGACCTGGACCATCCTTTCGAGCGGCTGCTGGTCGACACGGCCGTCGCGCCGGACGCGGAGGTCGTACCGTGGCGGAACCCGCGGATCGAGGCGGGGGAGACGCGCAGGGTGGTGACCGGAGTGCCGGGAAAGACGGGCCTGGTCTACACCCTCGACCGGGAGACCGGCGAGTTCCTCTGGGCGCGGTCGACGGTGCCGCAGAACGTGATCGAACGGATCGACGGCGAGACGGGCGCAGTCGTCGAGAACCCGGAAGTCGTGTTCACCGAACTGGAGCAGGAACGCCTGATCTGTCCCTCACTCCTCGGTGGCAAGGACTGGGAAGCCGGCGCCTACAGCCCGCTGACCAACGCGATGTACTACCCGCTCCGGAATCTCTGCTCCCAGATGACGACCCGCGTCGGCCGCGGCGCGATGCACTACGCCCTGGTCAACGACACCCAGTTCGCGCCCGGAAAGGAAACGCTGGGTACGGTCTACGCGATCTCAGCGGAGACGGGCGAGACGCTGTGGCTCCACGAACGGCTGCCGGTGACGATGTCGCTCGCCACGACCGGAGGCGGCCTCGTCTTCGGCGGCGACGTGGGTGGCCGCTTCTGGGCGCTGGACCAGGAGACCGGCGAGGTGCTCTGGGAGATCAACCTCGGCTCCTCGGTGACCGGCTTCCCGGTCAGCTACGAAGTGGACGGCCGCCAGTACGTGGCGGTCGGCACGGGCGCGGAGGGCGGCACGACGAGCACGTTCCGGCGGCTGACGGCGGAACTCAATCCGAGTTCGAACAACACGCTGTTCGTGTTCGCGCTGCCCTGA
- a CDS encoding pitrilysin family protein: MIWPQRRNGAAAGVRIGLLAALATAFVWPAVGAAQTAPTAAAVPVEEFELDNGMRFLLVNRPELTTVAAAWVAHVGSADERPGITGLAHFFEHMMFKGTHTIGTKDIERDLEIIAEQEAVQERIRAELREQRRRWRLGEIDDPYDPDHRTDTLNALRAEFQELVEEQRKLMVKDELDKVYTDGGGTSLNAFTSYDFTVYINQLPANRLELWFWLESDRLLNPVFREFYAERDVVYEERRLRTESTPTGRYDEQADAMFWQSHPYSWPVIGWASDLEVISKAQADEFFATYYAPNNLSAVLVGSFDPAEVRELAERYFGRLERAERPAPDVVTLEAEQLAEKRMTAECDCQPQVQVRYHAVPFGHGDGYALDVVAGVLNGRTGRLYEQIVEGYEMASSARAVYEARKYAGVFELRAETKGDATPEQLLAAWDGIVAELIAEPVPEDELAKVKNRVSADTYRQLRDPFFLMIQLAIMDALGDWRYLNTVAERTNEVTAEDVQRVAAKYFEPSKRLVSLYYRKEGTEATETPAELEALPPETRTALMSQAEAIAQIEDPAQLEMVLQQMEAQAAQVPEEMRPALDWMRGVIEERLAELQEDGGGEQ; the protein is encoded by the coding sequence GTGATCTGGCCTCAACGAAGAAACGGCGCCGCGGCGGGGGTGCGGATCGGTCTGCTCGCCGCGCTGGCGACGGCGTTCGTCTGGCCGGCCGTCGGCGCGGCCCAGACCGCACCGACGGCCGCGGCGGTGCCGGTCGAGGAGTTCGAACTCGACAACGGCATGCGCTTCCTGCTCGTAAACCGCCCCGAACTGACGACGGTGGCGGCGGCCTGGGTGGCTCACGTCGGCTCCGCCGACGAGCGGCCGGGGATCACCGGCCTTGCCCACTTCTTCGAGCACATGATGTTCAAGGGGACGCACACGATCGGCACGAAGGACATCGAGCGCGACCTCGAGATCATCGCGGAGCAGGAGGCGGTCCAGGAGCGGATTCGCGCCGAACTCCGCGAGCAGCGGCGGCGCTGGCGCCTGGGTGAGATCGACGATCCGTACGATCCCGACCACCGCACCGACACCCTGAACGCCCTGCGCGCGGAGTTCCAGGAGCTCGTGGAAGAGCAGCGGAAACTCATGGTCAAGGACGAGCTGGACAAGGTCTACACGGACGGCGGCGGCACGAGCCTGAACGCCTTCACCAGCTACGACTTCACCGTCTACATCAACCAGTTGCCGGCGAACCGGCTGGAGCTCTGGTTCTGGCTTGAGTCGGACCGGCTGCTGAACCCGGTGTTCCGGGAGTTCTACGCCGAACGCGACGTCGTCTACGAGGAACGGCGCCTGCGTACCGAGTCGACGCCGACGGGGCGCTACGACGAGCAGGCGGACGCCATGTTCTGGCAGTCCCATCCCTACAGTTGGCCGGTCATCGGCTGGGCGTCCGACCTGGAGGTGATCAGCAAGGCCCAGGCCGACGAGTTCTTCGCGACCTACTACGCGCCGAACAATCTGAGCGCGGTGCTGGTCGGGAGCTTCGATCCGGCCGAGGTGCGGGAGCTGGCGGAGCGCTACTTCGGCCGCCTCGAACGGGCCGAGCGGCCGGCGCCCGATGTCGTCACGCTCGAGGCCGAGCAACTGGCCGAGAAGCGAATGACGGCCGAGTGCGACTGCCAGCCCCAGGTCCAGGTGCGCTACCACGCCGTGCCGTTCGGCCACGGCGACGGCTACGCGCTCGACGTCGTCGCGGGCGTGCTGAACGGCCGCACCGGGCGTCTCTACGAGCAGATCGTGGAGGGCTACGAGATGGCGTCCAGCGCCAGGGCCGTCTACGAGGCACGCAAGTATGCCGGCGTCTTCGAGCTGCGCGCGGAGACGAAGGGAGATGCCACTCCCGAACAGCTCCTGGCCGCCTGGGACGGGATCGTCGCGGAACTGATCGCCGAGCCGGTGCCGGAGGACGAACTGGCCAAGGTGAAGAACAGGGTTTCGGCCGACACCTACCGGCAGCTCCGGGATCCGTTCTTCCTGATGATCCAGTTGGCGATCATGGACGCGCTCGGTGACTGGCGCTACCTCAACACGGTGGCGGAGCGCACGAACGAAGTCACCGCGGAGGACGTGCAGCGCGTGGCGGCGAAGTACTTCGAGCCATCGAAGCGCCTGGTCAGCCTGTACTACCGCAAGGAGGGAACCGAAGCGACGGAGACGCCGGCCGAGCTCGAAGCGCTGCCGCCGGAAACGCGGACGGCGCTCATGTCCCAGGCCGAGGCGATCGCCCAGATCGAGGATCCGGCCCAACTGGAGATGGTCCTCCAGCAGATGGAGGCCCAGGCTGCCCAGGTGCCGGAAGAGATGCGCCCCGCGCTCGACTGGATGCGAGGCGTGATCGAGGAACGGCTGGCCGAGTTGCAGGAAGATGGGGGAGGTGAACAGTGA
- the fabF gene encoding beta-ketoacyl-ACP synthase II, translating to MPATDNGRIVITGLGAVTPVGNDVDTFWRRMKAGDSGAGPITAFDTDGFKVKIACEVRDFEPREWLESKAARRLARATHFAVASAKQAVDDADLAIDSAVAHRYGITFNTGGGGLASMESGTRRLVARGPQQANPFLVTDVMPNAVSCLISIELGITGPTTTSTLACASGNYALLEAYRLLRSGEVDAVIAGGAEAGITPLIIATFSRLQALSTRNDDPPAASRPFDADRDGFVFGEGGVAFVIETERHAERRGAPIYAEVRGGAVTADAHHLTAPRPGGSGAAAAMNRALESGGTDPGEVDAVFAHGTATPLGDVAETLAIKTALGERARHVAVTATKSQVGHMLGAAGAVSALAAVKTIEEGTICPTINLERPDPDCDLDYVPNRARAHPTGVALVNAFGFGGQNVVIVLADVD from the coding sequence ATGCCCGCGACGGACAACGGCCGGATCGTGATCACCGGGCTCGGCGCCGTGACCCCTGTCGGCAACGACGTCGATACGTTCTGGCGCCGGATGAAGGCCGGCGACTCGGGCGCCGGCCCGATTACCGCCTTCGACACGGACGGCTTCAAGGTGAAGATCGCCTGCGAGGTGCGCGACTTCGAGCCCAGGGAGTGGCTCGAGAGCAAGGCGGCGCGGCGCCTCGCCCGCGCCACCCACTTCGCGGTCGCTTCGGCCAAGCAGGCGGTGGACGACGCCGACCTCGCGATCGACTCCGCGGTCGCCCATCGCTACGGCATCACCTTCAACACCGGCGGCGGCGGTCTGGCGAGCATGGAAAGCGGCACGCGCAGGCTCGTAGCCCGGGGACCGCAGCAGGCGAACCCCTTCCTGGTCACCGACGTGATGCCGAATGCCGTCTCCTGCCTGATCTCGATCGAACTCGGAATCACGGGACCGACCACAACCTCGACCCTGGCCTGCGCGAGCGGCAACTACGCCCTGCTCGAGGCCTACCGTCTCCTGCGCTCTGGCGAGGTCGACGCGGTCATCGCCGGAGGCGCCGAGGCCGGCATCACGCCGCTCATCATCGCGACGTTCTCGCGCCTGCAGGCGCTCTCGACCCGCAACGACGATCCCCCAGCCGCGAGCCGACCATTCGACGCCGACCGAGACGGTTTCGTGTTCGGCGAGGGCGGCGTCGCGTTCGTGATCGAGACCGAGCGACACGCCGAGCGACGGGGCGCCCCCATCTACGCCGAGGTGCGCGGCGGCGCGGTTACGGCCGACGCACACCACCTGACCGCGCCCCGGCCCGGTGGCTCCGGTGCGGCCGCCGCGATGAATCGGGCGCTGGAGTCGGGCGGTACGGATCCCGGCGAAGTCGACGCCGTGTTCGCCCACGGCACCGCCACGCCTCTGGGCGATGTCGCCGAGACGCTGGCGATCAAGACCGCCCTCGGTGAGCGCGCCCGGCACGTAGCGGTAACAGCGACGAAATCCCAGGTCGGCCACATGCTCGGCGCGGCCGGAGCCGTGTCGGCTCTGGCCGCGGTGAAGACGATCGAGGAGGGGACGATCTGCCCGACGATCAACCTCGAACGGCCTGACCCGGACTGCGATCTGGACTACGTGCCGAACCGGGCCCGCGCCCACCCCACCGGCGTCGCCCTGGTCAACGCCTTCGGCTTCGGCGGCCAGAACGTGGTCATCGTGCTGGCTGACGTCGACTGA